One Arachis hypogaea cultivar Tifrunner unplaced genomic scaffold, arahy.Tifrunner.gnm2.J5K5 arahy.Tifrunner.gnm2.scaffold_175, whole genome shotgun sequence DNA segment encodes these proteins:
- the LOC114927319 gene encoding mitochondrial inner membrane protease atp23 produces MDTAIDTAPAPDAPQFYKIVILTITISPLLRSPFTTVAPRSSSSTTFPQTLTNPLPTLLISICEQNRTNGTGAFFPWWFFGSQSGRRSSSYDSKESRTSKGEALEATHGRSWLCCEGQFFQSCCLPREERHGLFCSWSRIFVCSNHVRFQDEVNQLIIHELIHAYDDCRAVNLHWNNCAHQACSEIRAGHLSGDCHFMRELLRGHFKLRGHEPECIRRRVLLSLFSNPNCVGSAAKDSMEDVWDICYNDTQPFDKAP; encoded by the exons ATGGATACTGCTATTGATACTGCTCCAGCTCCTGATGCACCACAAT TTTACAAAATTGTAATTTTAACCATTACCATAAGCCCTCTTCTGCGCTCTCCCTTCACCACTGTCGCCCCCCGCTCTTCCTCCTCCACAACT TTTCCTCAAACCCTAACTAATCCCCTTCCTACGCTTCTCATTAGCATTTGTGAACAGAACCGAACCAATGGCACAGGAGCCTTCTTCCCCTGGTGGTTCTTTGGGAGTCAAAGCGGTCGACGAAGTTCAAGCTATGATTCAAAAGAGTCTCGAAC TTCCAAAGGTGAAGCACTTGAGGCAACGCATGGCAGAAGCTGGCTGTGCTGTGAAGGACAATTTTTTCAGAGCTGTTGTTTGCCAAGGGAGGAAAGGCATGGCTTATTTTGCTCCTGGTCACGG ATATTTGTGTGCAGCAACCATGTAAGATTTCAAGATGAGGTCAACCAGTTGATAATTCATGAGCTAAttcatgcatatgatgattgccGTGCTGTCAATTTACATTGGAATAACTGTGCTCACCAAGCTTGTAGTGAG ATACGAGCTGGTCATTTAAGCGGCGATTGTCATTTCATGCGGGAACTACTTCGTGGTCATTTCAAATTGCGAGGGCATGAACCG GAGTGTATTAGAAGAAGAGTCTTGTTATCTTTGTTTTCAAACCCCAATTGTGTTGGTTCAGCTGCCAAGGATTCAATGGAAGATGTATGGGATATTTGTTACAATGACACACAGCCATTTGATAAAGCTCCTTAA